The Ranitomeya imitator isolate aRanImi1 chromosome 3, aRanImi1.pri, whole genome shotgun sequence genome has a window encoding:
- the LOC138670824 gene encoding mucin-3A-like isoform X1, which yields MEEPAFIATKTTSRQRSFSCGLTIGLHTQKNKGLRPTILSGPSPDLATGRPLYKHPSTAAPAQKDKRPSSLLARTGASSVTRPKAAASPKPARAGGMGEAETPPTAPPTACGDIAPSEKSPDPAAEKTPGKLSLRAALTPKSPRHFVPSYPAGAVSRRGIPGGFLPQTAPAIKSPGTPALCSRSGATPGIKNKTTALYMQVETGSRRLDETPPTTPPITRSDTTARETKRQKASRTLNYNAPVFIPQLRTQETEGHRIKSSRAALIGSDDTSQLNCRPQTAMLQSSNSHANQGGEDPTTEVSCPFPSAEGIKVTERPPTEKDIDNLMKYFCDHFNKKMDEQSLIIDKFLLSFNPSSTESSDMVTASGTYIKDALTSIAESLDSSSSVFSSRSSSCDYSPSTQDSYASSVNFSDSSMEDLSPGDCDLPHSDLLPMSPDLLESLQRDIDSLKCNLATLEDHRRRNNVKIRGVSESVKPPHLKNYIHNMISKFIPDINEPNIIERVYRIKRPVSLPPDVPRDIIVSFFPTWIRGKLFDLPSEKSFLLSPYGHLTFFRDLSKDTLKKRRDFSPVTRELRRTHFAYSWSPSSTLLVKLLSETVHITSPAEGISFLKQNGLKPSRTSNGPT from the coding sequence ATGGAAGAACCGGCCTTTATTGCGACAAAAACAACATCAAGACAAAGAAGCTTCAGCTGCGGCCTTACCATAGGCCTGCATACACAAAAGAACAAAGGACTACGCCCTACAATACTATCAGGCCCCAGCCCAGATCTGGCTACAGGAAGACCACTGTACAAGCATccgtccacagcggctcccgcacaGAAAGATAAGCGTCCATCCAGCCTCCTTGCAAGGACCGGAGCTTCCTCCGTGACTAGGCCCAAAGCCGCGGCCTCGCCTAAGCCAGCGAGAGCAGGAGGAATGGGGGAGGCCGAAACCCCACCCACAGCTCCGCCCACGGCGTGCGGCGACATTGCCCCCAGTGAGAAGAGCCCCGACCCGGCTGCCGAGAAAACCCCGGGTAAGCTTTCACTGCGGGCGGCTCTCACTCCGAAGTCCCCACGGCACTTTGTCCCCTCTTACCCGGCTGGCGCGGTCTCCAGGAGGGGGATCCCGGGCGGATTCTTACCTCAAACGGCCCCTGCTATAAAGTCCCCGGGAACCCCCGCTTTATGCTCACGAAGCGGCGCGACCCCCGGgattaaaaacaaaaccacagcccTGTATATGCAGGTGGAGACGGGGAGCAGGAGACTAGATGAAACTCCGCCCACAACTCCGCCCATAACTCGCAGTGACACCACAGCTAGAGAAACAAAGAGGCAGAAAGCCAGCCGTACCCTGAATTACAATGCCCCTGTGTTTATACCCCAGCTTAGAACCCAGGAGACGGAGGGACATAGAATCAAAAGCTCCAGAGCAGCGCTGATTGGATCAGATGATACATCACAATTAAATTGCCGCCCACAAACTGCAATGCTGCAGAGCTCTAACAGCCATGCCAATCAGGGGGGGGAGGACCCCACCACAGAGGTATCATGCCCCTTCCCCAGCGCAGAGGGGATAAAAGTTACCGAGAGACCCCCTACTGAAAAAGATATCGACAATTTGATGAAATATTTCTGCGACCATTTCAACAAAAAAATGGATGAACAATCCCTAATAATAGATAAATTCTTGCTTTCTTTCAATCCGTCAAGCACTGAATCATCTGATATGGTTACAGCATCTGGGACATACATAAAGGATGCGTTGACATCCATAGCAGAAAGCCTAGACTCCTCCTCGTCTGTATTTTCCTCAAGGTCTTCTTCCTGCGATTATTCTCCATCAACACAAGATTCATACGCATCTTCTGTAAACTTTTCAGACAGCAGTATGGAAGACCTTTCACCTGGGGACTGCGATCTTCCCCATTCGGACCTTTTACCTATGTCCCCAGACTTGCTAGaaagcctgcaaagagacatagactcactcaaatgCAACTTGGCAACTCTTGAAGACCATAGACGTAGAAACAACGTAAAAATCAGGGGAGTCTCGGAGTCTGTTAAACCCCCCCACCTGAAAAACTATATTCACAATATGATTTCTAAATTCATTCCCGACATCAATGAACCCAATATCATAGAAAGAGTTTACCGAATTAAAAGACCTGTGTCCCTCCCACCAGATGTGCCAAGAGACATTATTGTCTCTTTTTTCCCAACCTGGATTAGAGGTAAACTATTCGACCTCCCTTCAGAAAAAAGCTTCTTGCTATCCCCATATGGACACCTAACATTCTTCAGAGACCTATCTAAAGACACTTTGAAAAAACGACGAGACTTTTCACCAGTCACACGGGAACTCCGGAGAACCCACTTTGCTTACTCATGGTCTCCTTCGTCCACTCTTTTGGTAAAATTATTGTCCGAAACTGTACATATTACATCTCCTGCGGAGGGTATATCCTTCCTGAAACAGAATGGTCTGAAACCTTCCAGAACCTCCAACGGTCCTACCTGA